A genome region from Camelina sativa cultivar DH55 chromosome 10, Cs, whole genome shotgun sequence includes the following:
- the LOC104720383 gene encoding uncharacterized protein At4g02000-like, producing the protein MADELWDELQNLAMGREDPELFFPHEAYAATVARNRLSLIARPLNPRAQNLFTVISSLPRIWGFAARVHGRVLDDTFVQFLFQSEVDLISVQRRKPWIFNNWFVAFQRWEDLPDFDFLTTIDIWVQMRGIPLPYVCEETVTQIAEALGEVVELDFHDAITTQVAYIRIRIRFAITDRLRFFRRVRFDSGETTVIRFQYERLRRFCSRCLRFTHLRNYCPFLQPLPVTNTGTADNLTDGRERFALHDELHRSDMNLQAHNSDDSLPVPIRPPPRVDTPPLNPDEIAAASPYFHPSRDEKFLNFAVPIPQTPWRRNQTSIGSNITPISEYEITSRDARKFEVGECSRKHDEDESGKNYEMEEDLTRKISAVDKNEEERRKQKQKVHEHNEGGILKPPKKR; encoded by the coding sequence ATGGCGGATGAATTATGGGATGAGTTACAAAATTTGGCTATGGGTAGAGAAGATCCAGAATTGTTTTTCCCTCATGAGGCTTATGCAGCTACGGTGGCTCGCAATAGGCTAAGTTTGATAGCTAGACCCCTTAACCCGAGAGCTCAAAACCTCTTTACTGTGATCTCTTCGCTACCAAGAATTTGGGGATTTGCAGCAAGAGTCCATGGAAGGGTTCTGGATGATACTTTTGTTCAGTTTCTATTCCAATCTGAGGTGGATCTTATTTCAGTTCAAAGAAGGAAACCATGGATATTCAACAATTGGTTTGTGGCTTTTCAGAGGTGGGAGGACCTTCCTGACTTTGATTTCCTCACAACAATAGATATCTGGGTTCAGATGAGAGGAATCCCTCTTCCTTATGTTTGTGAAGAAACTGTAACACAAATAGCTGAAGCGCTTGGTGAAGTGGTGGAATTGGACTTTCATGATGCTATTACTACTCAGGTAGCTTATATCAGAATCAGAATTAGATTTGCCATAACTGATCGTCTAAGGTTCTTCCGAAGAGTTAGGTTTGATTCTGGGGAGACTACAGTAATCAGGTTTCAGTATGAACGTCTAAGAAGATTTTGTAGCAGGTGTTTGAGGTTCACTCATCTCAGGAACTATTGTCCTTTTCTCCAACCTCTACCTGTCACAAACACTGGTACTGCAGATAATTTGACTGATGGGAGAGAAAGATTTGCGTTGCATGATGAGCTCCATAGGTCAGACATGAATTTGCAAGCTCATAATTCTGATGATTCCCTTCCGGTACCTATCCGTCCACCTCCAAGAGTTGATACGCCACCTCTGAACCCAGATGAGATTGCAGCTGCAAGTCCTTATTTTCATCCTTCAAGAGATGAAAAGTTTCTGAATTTTGCTGTACCAATTCCTCAGACTCCTTGGAGACGCAATCAAACATCAATAGGCTCTAATATAACTCCAATAAGTGAGTATGAGATAACTTCCAGAGATGCAAGGAAGTTTGAAGTTGGAGAATGTTCCAGAAAGcatgatgaagatgaatctgGTAAGAATTATGAAATGGAAGAGGATTTAACGCGCAAAATCTCAGCAGTTGATAAGAATGAGGAAGAACGAaggaagcaaaagcaaaaggtTCATGAGCATAATGAGGGAGGGATTCTGAAACCTCCAAAGAAACGTTAA